A genome region from Triticum aestivum cultivar Chinese Spring chromosome 2B, IWGSC CS RefSeq v2.1, whole genome shotgun sequence includes the following:
- the LOC123040480 gene encoding uncharacterized protein, whose product MAGSLTAASFNPPAADPASASPSRYPFWVLLDSRAYFADRDNATTVKGTTSTGQEFKVTFCLTDPPAVSYLCVHFPAISIQECCTTEPRVVSAANDLALLCFAFRSGSGTPSTDDDSPHHLEYFVYKAAPGGKHSIRRVPPSPPDYSHTLHAAIVPREGDNFLVADLSPNGDLGHYNLHVFSSETSEWSTKHVQLKVPANVLPRDLPSQTDKVIRLGVSTVGWVDLWRGIVVCDVLQKDPALRFLPLPKADFDLRREGRARQVRDVVGLPDGFINFVEIENCIRWFTVVSKSTLKTAGVFDVADTISDVKLLSHSDDGMDDVTDDNPVRHAPAGWKIRTMLRSIHWDLWHKSRTVHADHISPCPPEPSKLTHHLWNDRDMKWTLSNLKTTGFPTFSVYGGNAVYLVSKVESRDEDTLLVGVDIRKRKLEVIEQYCCGRSISFDPIPLGAVQIVGGREVTEPYCGGRSTAFNPISCAFSEYLNTTPTPRPCDEEVATVSVHSGVPNDHLELENTTSQLQISQCSKAESKT is encoded by the exons ATGGCGGGATCTTTGACGGCCGCCTCCTTCAACCCCCCCGCCGCCGATCCCGCCAGCGCCAGCCCCTCCCGCTACCCCTTCTGGGTCCTCCTCGACAGCAGAGCCTACTTCGCCGACCGCGACAATGCCACCACCGTGAAGGGCACGACGAGCACGGGCCAAGAATTCAAGGTCACCTTCTGCCTCACCGACCCGCCTGCCGTCTCCTACCTGTGCGTCCACTTTCCCGCGATCAGCATACAGGAGTGTTGCACCACAGAGCCCCGCGTCGTCTCCGCCGCCAATGACCTCGCCCTCCTCTGCTTCGCCTTCAGGTCCGGCTCCGGCACACCGAGCACAGACGATGACTCCCCCCATCACCTCGAGTACTTCGTCTACAAGGCTGCCCCCGGCGGCAAGCACTCCATCCGACGGGTCCCTCCTTCTCCTCCAGACTACTCGCACACGCTGCACGCGGCCATCGTGCCACGCGAGGGCGACAATTTCTTGGTTGCTGATCTTTCCCCGAATGGGGACCTCGGGCACTACAACCTGCACGTCTTCTCGTCGGAGACGAGCGAGTGGAGCACCAAACACGTGCAGCTGAAGGTGCCTGCCAATGTCCTGCCACGAGACCTGCCAAGCCAAACGGACAAGGTGATCCGTCTCGGAGTAAGCACCGTTGGATGGGTCGACCTCTGGCGCGGCATCGTCGTCTGTGATGTGCTTCAAAAGGATCCTGCTCTCCGCTTCCTCCCGCTGCCCAAGGCCGATTTCGACCTGCGACGGGAAGGCCGAGCACGGCAAGTGCGGGACGTCGTTGGCCTCCCCGACGGTTTCATCAACTTCGTCGAGATCGAAAACTGCATCAGATGGTTCACCGTTGTCAGTAAGAGCACGTTGAAGACAGCCGGCGTTTTTGACGTCGCGGATACCATCTCTGATGTGAAGCTCCTCAGCCATAGTGATGATGGTATGGACGACGTTACGGATGACAATCCTGTGCGGCATGCACCTGCTGGCTGGAAGATACGGACAATGCTTAGGAGCATTCATTGGGACTTATGGCACAAGAGTCGCACTGTCCATGCTGACCACATATCACCCTGCCCACCTGAACCCTCTAAGCTGACGCATCATCTATGGAATGATAGAGACATGAAATGGACATTGAGCAACCTCAAGACTACAGGGTTCCCGACCTTCAGTGTTTACGGTGGTAATGCTGTCTACCTCGTGTCTAAGGTGGAGTCTCGGGATGAAGACACATTGCTTGTTGGTGTTGATATTAGAAAGAGGAAGCTGGAAGTCATCGAACAATATTGTTGCGGCAGATCCATTTCTTTCGATCCCATTCCACTTGGTGCTGTTCAAATTGTAGGGGGGCGGGAAGTCACCGAACCATATTGTGGTGGGAGATCCACTGCTTTCAATCCTATTTCCTGTGCATTCTCCGAATATCTCAATACCACTCCAACTCCAAG GCCGTGTGATGAGGAAGTTGCAACAGTGTCTGTTCACAGCGGTGTGCCGAATGACCATCTTGAATTGGAGAATACAACCTCACAATTGCAAATTAGCCAGTGCAGTAAAGCTGAGAGCAAAACCTAG
- the LOC123040479 gene encoding uncharacterized protein, whose product MGNCQAADAAAVVIQHSGDGKVERLHWPTTAADVMRRNPGHYVALVVLHHVDAEPEPAVAGENGGARITKIKLLKPKDTLLLGQVYRLITSQEVTKAVQARKQERMRGCDEVIEQQRPRLYRRRQQQRPRGDDAATAANGEQSQPADHQERKRLEKDRHHRSITAARGRGRGGHWRPALQSITESSSSASGHTDCEDTRK is encoded by the exons ATGGGGAACTGCCAGGCGGCGGACGCGGCGGCCGTGGTGATCCAGCACTCGGGCGACGGCAAGGTCGAGCGCCTCCATTGGCCGACCACCGCGGCGGACGTCATGCGCAGGAACCCCGGCCACTACGTCGCCCTCGTCGTCCTGCATCACGTCGACGCCGAGCCCGaacccgccgtcgccggagaaaaTGGAGGTGCGAGGATAACCAAGATCAAGCTCCTCAAGCCAAAGGACACGCTCCTCCTCGGCCAGGTCTACCGCCTCATCACCTCCCAAG AGGTAACCAAGGCCGTGCAGGCGAGGAAGCAGGAGAGGATGCGCGGCTGCGACGAGGTGATTGAGCAGCAGCGGCCACGGCTGTACCGGCGGCGACAACAGCAGAGGCCCAGGGGCGACGACGCGGCCACGGCCGCCAACGGAGAACAGAGCCAGCCCGCCGACCACCAGGAACGGAAGCGGTTGGAGAAGGACCGGCACCACCGGAGCATCACCGCCGCCCGCGGCAGAGGCAGAGGCGGGCACTGGCGCCCGGCGCTGCAGAGCATCACGGAGTCGTCGTCGAGCGCTAGCGGACACACCGACTGCGAGGATACACGTAAATGA